The Anaeromyxobacter sp. Fw109-5 genomic interval GGGAGAGGAAAACCGCTTGATCGAGATGTGCGCCATGGCGACGACCTCCAGTTCCGGCCACCGGACGCAGCCGGTGAGCCACGGTGCTCCGCTAATTGACGACGATCAAGACGCTGCCCGCGGTCGTCGGGGGGCGCCCGGAAGGGCTCGGTGAGCGAGCGGAACGCGCGCGGGTGTCTCGCCGCGAAGGACGAGGAGGGCGCGAGGCCGCCCGGACACCCCTCGCCCGCGCGCCCGAGCGGCTGGTGCAGGTCCGTCAGCGGCCCGGCGCGTGGATCTGGTCGAACAGGCCGCCGTCCGCGAAGTGCCTCGCCTGCGCGCTCGCCCAGCCTCCGAAGACGGCGTCCACGGTGAACAGCCGTAGCTTGGGGAAGCGGTCCTCGTACCGGGCCGCCACCGAGGCCAGGCGCGGTCGATAGTGGTGTCGCGCGGCGATCTCCTGGCCCTCCTCCGAGTGCAGGAACTGCACGTACGCCTCCGCGAGCTCGCGCGTGCCATGCCGTTCCACGACGGCATCCACCACCGCCACCGGCGGCTCGGCGAGGATGCTCTCCTCGGGCACGACGAGCTCGAGGCCGCCGTGACCGAGCTTCTCCATCGCCAGCAGGGCCTCGCTCTCCCAGGCGAGGAGCACGTCGCCGATCCCGCGCGCGACGAACGTCGTCGTGGAGCCACGCGCTCCCGAGTCGAGCACCGGCACGTTCGCGTAGAGGGCGCGGACGAACGCCAGCGCCTGGGCCTCGTCGCCGCCGCCCTTCTCGAGGGCGTGGGCCCACGCGGCGAGGTAGCTCCAGCGCGCGCCGCCCGACGTCTTCGGGTTCGGCGTGATCACCTGGACGCCCGGCTTCACGAGGTCGTCCCAGGCGCGGATGCCCTTCGGGTTCCCCTCGCGGACGAGGAAGACGATCGTGGAGGTGAAGGGCGCGGCGCCGCCGGGGCGCCGCCCGGCCCAGTCCGGCGCGACGAGCCCGGCCCTGCCGAGCGCGTCGACGTCGTAGCCGAGCGCGAGCGTCACCACGTCCGCCTCCAGCCCGTCGATCACCGAGCGGGCCTGCTTGCCGGAGCCGCCGTGCGACTGCCTCACGGTGACCTCCTGGCCCGTGCGCGACCTCCATCGACGCGCGAACGCCGCGCTCGCCTCCCCGTAGAGCTCGCGGGTCGAGTCGTAGGAGACGTTGAGCAGCTCGGCGCGCGCGGGCTTCTCCGACGTGGCGCCGCGGCACGCGCCGAGCGCCGCGAGGAGCGCCAGGCCGCCGAAGGCCGCGAGCGCCGCGGAGCTGCGCCTCGCCGTCACAGCCCGCTCGCGGTGAGGCTGTCGAGCTCGCCGCCGCCCGCGGGGAAGACCCGCACGCGCCGCGGCGCGAGGTGGACGGCGTCGCCGGGGGCGAGCGCGAGCGCCTCGCTCTTGCGGAGATCCAGCTCCGCCTCGACGGCGCCGCCGAACCCGGGCGCGGAGAGCTCGACGCGCACGGCCGCGCCGAGCGGCAGCACGCGCTCGACGTTCGCCGCGAAGGAGCCGGGGACGGGCGCGCGGTGGATCTCGATCTCGTGGGGGCGCACGAAGACGTGCGCCTGGGCGCGGCTCGTGGCGGCGGCGGGCGCGGCGAACTCGAGGTCGTTCACGTACGCGCGGTCGCCCTCGACCCAGCCGTGGAACGCGTTCACGGCGCCGAGGAAGCGCATCACGAACGGGCTCGCCGGCTCCTCGAACACCTGCGCCGGCGTGCCGATCTGCTCGACGCGCCCGCTGTTCATGAGCACGACGCGGTCGGAGACCTCGAACGCCTCCTCCTGGTCGTGCGTCACGAAGACGCTCGTGACGTGCAGCTCGTCGTGGAGCCGGCGCAGCCAGCGGCGGAGCTCCTGGCGGACGCGGGCGTCGAGCGCGCCGAACGGCTCGTCGAGGAGGAGGATCCGCGGCTCGGTGGCGAGGGCGCGCGCCAGCGCCACGCGCTGGCGCTGCCCGCCGGACAGCTGCCGCGGGTAGCGGCCCTTGAGGCCGTCGAGCTGCACGAGCCGGAGCAGCTCCGTGACGCGCGCCGAGATCTCGGCGCGGGGCCTCCTCCGCACGCGGAGCGCGAACGCGACGTTCTCCTCCACCGTCATGTGCCGGAAGAGGGCGTAGTGCTGGAACACCACGCCGACGTTCCGCTCCCGGGCGCTGCGCGCGGAGACCTCCTCGCCGCCGTGCCGCACCTCGCCGGCGTCGGCGGCCTCCAGGCCGGCGATGATGCGGAGCAGGGTCGTCTTCCCGCAGCCGGAGGGCCCGAGGAGCGCGACGAGCTCGCCCTCCGGGATCTCCAGGGAGACGTCGCGCAGGACGGGGTTCCCGTCGAACGCCTTGTGCACGCCGCTGACGGCGATGCTCATGGGGTGCTCCGCGGGACGGCGCGCCGCCCGGCTCGAGGGTTCCACTCGAGCGCGCGCTTCGCGACGAGCGTGACGAGGGCGAGGACGAAGAGCAGCGACGCCACCGCGAAGGCCGCCTGGAAGGCGTACTCGCCGTACAGGATCTCGACCTGGAGCGGGAGGGTGTTCGTGACGCCTCGGATGTGGCCGGAGACCACGGAGACGGCGCCGAACTCGCCCATCGCGCGGGCGTTGCAGAGGATGACTCCGTACAGGAGGCTCCACTTCACGTTGGGCAGCGTGACGCGGGTGAGGATCTGCCATCCGCTGGCGCCGAGCACGAGGGCGGCCTCCTCCTCCTCGACCCCCTGCGCCTCCATGAACGGGATGAGCTCCCGCGCGACGAAGGGGAAGGTCACGAAGACGGTCGCGAGGACGATGCCGGGCACCGCGAACACGATCTTCACGTCGTGGGCGATGAGCCACGGCCCCAGCCATCCGTGCGCGCCGAAGAGGAGCACGGTCATCATCCCGGAGATGACCGGCGAGACGCCGAACGGCAGGTCGATGAGCGACACGAGGAAGCTCTTGCCGGCGTAGCGGAAGCGGGTCACCGACCAGGCCGCGGCGAGCCCGAAGACCGCGTTGAGCGGGACCGCGACCGCCGCGACGAGCAGGGTCAGCTTCACGGCCGCGAGGGCGTCGGGATCGACGAGGGCCCTCCAGTAGAGCGTCACCCCCCCGCGCAGCGCCTCGGCGAGGACCGTCGCGGCCGGGACGAGCACGAACCCCGCGATGAACAGCAGCGCGAGGCCGACGAGCGTCCGGCGCACCCAGGGCGGATCCTCCGTCGCCCGGCGCGGCCGCTTCGCCGGGCGGGCGAGGCGGGGCGGCCCGACGCCGGCCGCGTCGGGCAGGGGAAGCGAGGCGGCCGCCGGCGGGACGAGCTCGGAGCGCGCGAGGGCGGGCGAGGTCATGCCGTCCCCGTGCGCGTCCGCGTCCAGGCCTGAAGCCGGTTGATCGACACCAGCAGGACGAAGGACGCGCCGAGGAGCACCGTCGCGATCGCGGCGGCGCCCGCGTAGTCGAACTGCTCGAGCCGCGTCATGATGAGGAGCGGCGCGATCTCCGTCCGGAGCGGCATGTTCCCGGAGATGAACACCACCGAGCCGTACTCGCCGAGCGCGCGCGCGAAGGCGAGCGCGAACCCGGTGAGCGCGGCGGGGACGACGGCGGGGAGGAGGATGCGCCGGAAGGTCTGCCAGCGCGTCGCGCCCAGCACCGCCGCCGCCTCTTCCAGCTCCGGATCCAGGTCCTCGAGGACCGGCTGCACCGTCCGGATGACGAACGGCAGGCCGATGAACGTGAGGGCGATGGTGACGCCCAGGGGCGAGAACGCCGCCCGGATGCCGACGCGCTCGAGGTGGCGCCCGACGAAGCCGGTGGGGCCGTACACCGCGGTGAGCGCGAGGCCGCTCACGGCGGTGGGGAGCGCGAAGGGGAGGTCCACGAGCGCGTCGACGAAGGTGCGGCCAGGGAACCGGTAGCGCGCGAGGACCCAGGCGACGAGCACGCCGAAGACGACGTTCAGCGACGCCGCGACGAGCGAGGCGCCGAAGCTCAGCCGATAGGAGGCGAGGGCGCGCGGCGAGGCGACGACGGCCCACGCGTCGGAGAGCCCGAGCGTGCTCGACCGCAGCGCCACGGTCGACAGCGGGACGAGCACGACGAGGCACAGGTACAGCACGGTGAAGCCGGTCGAGAGCCCGAACCCGGGGAGCACCCCGCGGCGGGCGCGTGCGCGGGCGCTCACGAGGCGGCGACCTCGGCGGTGCCGGCTGCCGCGCCGCGAAGGAGGCCGCGCCCCCGCAGGTGATCGAGGATCCGGCGGGCCGACTCCTCGACGGTCTCGACGTCGGTGCGGACCACCACGTCGGGGCGGGCCGGCGGCTCGTAGGGATCGGACACGCCCGTGAACCGGGTGAGCTCGCCCGCGAGCGCCTTCCGGTAGAGCCCCTTCACGTCGCGCTCCGCGAGCGTCGCCACCGGCGCCGAGACGAAGACCTCGACGAACGGCACGCCGTCGCGCTCGGCGAGCGACCGCACCTCCTCGCGCGTGGCGGCGTACGGCGAGATGGCCGCCGTGACCGCCGCGGCGCCGGTCCGGGCGAGCAGGCGCGCGACGAAGCCGATGCGCCGCACGTTGGTGTCGCGGTCCTCCTTGCTGAAGCCGAGCCCGGCCGACAGGTAGGTGCGGACCTCGTCCCCGTCCAGGATCTCGACCGGCCGCTCCGCCGCCAGCGTGTCGCGCAGGGCGTGCGAGAGGGTGCTCTTTCCGGCGCCGGAGAGCCCGGTGAGCCAGAGGATGTAGCCGCCGAGAGGGGAAGCGAGAGAGGTCGGGGTCGAGGTCGAGGTCGGGGTCGAGGTCGAGGTCGGGGTCGGGGTCGAGGTCGAGGTCGGGGTCGGGGTCGCCGTCTCGCTCGCGATCCGCAGCACCGTCGCCGGCCGCGCGTGCAGCCCGCACTCGGTCTTCGTCCGTCCCCTCCAGCGCCCGGCGCGGGGATCCTCTCCCGCGCCCACCGGCGTCGTGCACGGGGCGCAGCCGATGCTCCGGTAGCCCTGGGCGTGGAGCGGGTTCGTGGGAACGTCGTGCGCCCGCACGTGCTCCTCGACGTCGCGGCTCGACCAGGCGGCGAGCGGGTTCACCTTCACGAGCTGAAACTTCTCGTCCCACTCGACGACGGCGGCGTTGGCGCGATCGGGCGTCTGGTCCCGCCGGATCGCCGTGACCCACGCGTCGAACCGGCCGAGCTCGGCGCGGAGGGGCAGCACCTTCCGGACCTCGCAGCAGTGGTCGGGGTCCGTCTCCCAGGGGGCGGGGGCGCCCTCCGGGACCGGCGCGTCCGCCGCCGAGCTGGCGACGCGGCGGATGGTGATCCCGTAGCGTGCCTCGAGGCGGTTCCAGAGCGCGTAGGTCTCGGGGAAGAGCGTCCCCGTGTCGATGGTGAACACGTCGAGCG includes:
- a CDS encoding sulfate/molybdate ABC transporter ATP-binding protein; this encodes MSIAVSGVHKAFDGNPVLRDVSLEIPEGELVALLGPSGCGKTTLLRIIAGLEAADAGEVRHGGEEVSARSARERNVGVVFQHYALFRHMTVEENVAFALRVRRRPRAEISARVTELLRLVQLDGLKGRYPRQLSGGQRQRVALARALATEPRILLLDEPFGALDARVRQELRRWLRRLHDELHVTSVFVTHDQEEAFEVSDRVVLMNSGRVEQIGTPAQVFEEPASPFVMRFLGAVNAFHGWVEGDRAYVNDLEFAAPAAATSRAQAHVFVRPHEIEIHRAPVPGSFAANVERVLPLGAAVRVELSAPGFGGAVEAELDLRKSEALALAPGDAVHLAPRRVRVFPAGGGELDSLTASGL
- a CDS encoding sulfate ABC transporter substrate-binding protein, encoding MTARRSSAALAAFGGLALLAALGACRGATSEKPARAELLNVSYDSTRELYGEASAAFARRWRSRTGQEVTVRQSHGGSGKQARSVIDGLEADVVTLALGYDVDALGRAGLVAPDWAGRRPGGAAPFTSTIVFLVREGNPKGIRAWDDLVKPGVQVITPNPKTSGGARWSYLAAWAHALEKGGGDEAQALAFVRALYANVPVLDSGARGSTTTFVARGIGDVLLAWESEALLAMEKLGHGGLELVVPEESILAEPPVAVVDAVVERHGTRELAEAYVQFLHSEEGQEIAARHHYRPRLASVAARYEDRFPKLRLFTVDAVFGGWASAQARHFADGGLFDQIHAPGR
- the cysT gene encoding sulfate ABC transporter permease subunit CysT, which gives rise to MSARARARRGVLPGFGLSTGFTVLYLCLVVLVPLSTVALRSSTLGLSDAWAVVASPRALASYRLSFGASLVAASLNVVFGVLVAWVLARYRFPGRTFVDALVDLPFALPTAVSGLALTAVYGPTGFVGRHLERVGIRAAFSPLGVTIALTFIGLPFVIRTVQPVLEDLDPELEEAAAVLGATRWQTFRRILLPAVVPAALTGFALAFARALGEYGSVVFISGNMPLRTEIAPLLIMTRLEQFDYAGAAAIATVLLGASFVLLVSINRLQAWTRTRTGTA
- the cysW gene encoding sulfate ABC transporter permease subunit CysW, producing the protein MTSPALARSELVPPAAASLPLPDAAGVGPPRLARPAKRPRRATEDPPWVRRTLVGLALLFIAGFVLVPAATVLAEALRGGVTLYWRALVDPDALAAVKLTLLVAAVAVPLNAVFGLAAAWSVTRFRYAGKSFLVSLIDLPFGVSPVISGMMTVLLFGAHGWLGPWLIAHDVKIVFAVPGIVLATVFVTFPFVARELIPFMEAQGVEEEEAALVLGASGWQILTRVTLPNVKWSLLYGVILCNARAMGEFGAVSVVSGHIRGVTNTLPLQVEILYGEYAFQAAFAVASLLFVLALVTLVAKRALEWNPRAGRRAVPRSTP
- the cysC gene encoding adenylyl-sulfate kinase, giving the protein MLWLTGLSGAGKSTLSHALRDTLAAERPVEILDGDEVRTYLSAGLGFSKEDRDTNVRRIGFVARLLARTGAAAVTAAISPYAATREEVRSLAERDGVPFVEVFVSAPVATLAERDVKGLYRKALAGELTRFTGVSDPYEPPARPDVVVRTDVETVEESARRILDHLRGRGLLRGAAAGTAEVAAS